ACAATTGCTTGAGATAATGGTTTCAGAAGGAATCATTATTCTTGTGATTTATCACGGTCACACCGAGGGTGCAGTTGAGCGCGACGCTTTATTGGCGTATTGTCAGGAGATTGATCAAAAGAAAGCTCATGTCATAAAGTATCAGTTTATCAATCAACAAAATAATCCTCCTTTTATCATTGCAATAGAAAAAAGATAAACCAGGCTGCTTTTGCCTGGTTTATCTTTTTTTTACGAAAGTCTTGTAAACAATGAGGGAATCCATTTTTGTACGGAACGATAGGCAAGTCCATTAATATAGAAGAAATAGCTAATAATACCGCCAGTCTTAATGATTCCTTTAGCTAACTTCCGAATATTCTTCTGTTTGCGAACCTTTCCATCCGATAAATAAATCCCTAATAATCCTCGGTTAATAAGCTGGTGGAATTTTTTATGCGGCAGGAATTCCGTATGTCTGTCTGCTTCACTGACAAAATGTTTTAACCGTTTAAAAAGTGTCTCTGGGTTTTCATAATAAAAACAAAAATTCAAGTCGCCGCCTTCTCGATCTTCTTCTTGGTCGATAAAATAATCTAATAAAATATGTAGCCCTTGTATGTATGGAAAATATCCTTTCCGAATATTTTCTGCATCCTCCGAACGAAAATCTTCTCTCATTGCATAAGAAATAAGACAGAATATCCCCAAAGTGGAACCAGAGCAGGCAGAAAACTCGTACCATTCCATCTCTGGCAGGTTACTTTGATGGTCTGCAAACCACTTTTCCAGCCTAGGTACACGTTCTTCTTGAATCACATGCTTGTGGATTTGCAGGTTACAATAATATTCGCATAGCTCCAAAAGGTAATCTTTTATTAAGGGATAGTGTTCTAGTTCATTTAATACTGACCTGCACGTTTTAGCTAAATCATTTAAATAGCCGCCATCGTTCTGATCCACACGAAACCGATAATAATTTCTAGGCTCGCTTCCAAGTGTAAGGGCATCTCGCATGGATTCGTGAAGGGCAGCAAAATCCTTTGGATCAAGCGATGTACTCCGATCACAAAGATTATCTAAGTAATCGCTAATGGTCTGATAAGCGACAATAAATTTCACTGCTTTTTTATACTCATTATTCGCGGATAGAGCAAGAATACCTCCGCCTTCACAGTGAAAGGTTTTATGTTCAATACTAGCAAGAGCTTGTGTTCTAAGCTCCTGGTTAGGGATGCTTTCTGCTCGGGACCTCCAGTAACCAAGTTCTTGATGGACTGCTGGAATAATGCGGCGGTATACATTCGACATGAGTCTGATTGGCATCATGGAGATATCTTCCCTTTCTTAAACAATATAACCGATTGCTTTTAATTGACTGATGACAAAATCTTTAGCGTATTCAAATATATCTTCCCGTTCTGGTTCATTAAAAATTTCATGATAAAGCTTTGGCCATTCCTTAAACCTTTTTTCTGATAAAGGTGCATGGTTGAACCAGTCCTTAACAGGAGATTTATTAACAATTTTATCGTCGCCGGCTTGCATAACAAGCATTGGCACATCCTTGGTGCCTTCAATGGACAGAAATGCCTCTTTCACGGCCCCAACTAATTCTCGGTACCATCTAACTGAGACTTTTGTGATGTAAAGAGTATCACCTGCATCTGCCTCAATAACATCTTGATTTCTTGTTGCCATTTCAACATTTATGCCAGAGTTCATTCGTAAAGAAGGGAAAACCACATTTATTCCATGTGAAAGCAAATCTAAAATCTTTGGCGGTTTATGTGTTAAGCCCAAGCATGGTGACGAGAGAATCACTCCTGCCAAATTTAATCGTTCTTCCTGCAATAGACGAATTGTAATTAAGCCTCCCATACTATGTCCTAATAAAAAAATAGGCAACTCATAACGATAGGCTGCTTTAATCCAATCCTTTACTTCACTTAAATACTCTTCAAAAGAATCTATATGGCCCCTGCGGAATCTTGTTGTCATACCCTGCCCAGGAAGATCACCCATAATGACATGAAATCCGGACTTGCGCCACATTTCAATGAGCCAGCCGTAACGCCGATGATGTTCCATCGCACCATGAACCATCACAATCACAGCCTTCGCTTCCCCTTCTGCTTCCCACTTCCACATAGTTTTTCCCCCTAGAAAAAATTTCTATTTAGTATAATATTAAAGTTAATATGTATTTCAGTCAAAAAGGAGCGACTCTGATGATTTATCCCTACAAAGGAAAGTATCCAAAAATTGCAGATTCTGCATTCATTGCAGATTTTACCACTATTACAGGTGATGTTGAAATAGGCGAGGAATCAAGTGTTTGGTTTAACTCTGTTATTAGAGGAGATGTTGCGCCTACTGTTATCGGAAAGAAAGTTAATATTCAAGACAACTCTGTTCTGCACCAAAGCCCGAATAATCCATTGATATTAGAAGATGATGTCACCATTGGTCATCAGGTAATTCTCCATAGTTGTATTATTCGTAAAAAAGCGTTAATCGGCATGGGATCGATTATTCTAGATCAGGCCGAAATTGGAGAAGGAGCATTTATAGGTGCAGGCAGTCTCGTGCCACAAGGTAAAAAGATCCCTCCTAATACCTTAGCATTTGGCAGACCTGCAAAAGTTATTAGAGAATTAAATGAACATGACATTAGTGAAATGAACAGGATTTATACAGAATATGCAGAAAAAGCCCAGTATTATAAGTCCTTACAAAAATAAAAAGATTGAAAGCACCCATAAATTTTTTATGGGTGCTTTCCTTCATATCTTAATGTTTCATTGTCTGCAGTTCTTTTTGACCTGAAAAGGAATACTTTCCTTCTATATATACTTGATGCCAAATCATAAAAATAAGAACGGTCCAGATTTTACGGCTGTTATCCGCTTTTCCTTGGCAATGATCCTCAAGAAGGTTTAAAACATAAGCTTTATTGAATAAATGATCTGTATTGCTTTCACGAATAATGGTTTTTGCCCACTCATTCATTTCATTCTTTAGCCAATGACGAATTGGCACTGGGAAACCAAGCTTCTTACGGTTTAATACATGCTCAGGAACAATTCCTTCCGCAGCTTTTCGCAAGATATACTTTGTCGTACCATTAGCCGTTTTCAAGCTCGTTGGTATTTTGGACGCAGCTTCAAACACCTCTTTATCCAAAAATGGAACACGAAGCTCTAATGAATGCGCCATCGTCATTTTATCAGCTTTCAAAAGGATATCCCCGCGCATCCATGTATGAATATCAATGTATTGCATACGATCAACAGGATCATAACTTTTTGATTCTGTATAGAGTGGTTTAGTAATATCGGTGAAATGCAAGCCTTCACGATAAACAGACAGCAATTCTCTTTTTTCTTCCTCAGTGAACATTTTCGCGTTGCCTATATAGCGTTCTTCCATAGGAGTTACACCACGTTCAATAAAGCTTTTCCCCTTCATTCCCTCAGGCATTATGTTCGCAATCCCTTTTAATAATATTTTTCCTGCTCTTGGGATTTTATTAAACATTTCTAAATCCTGTGGTTCACGGTAAATATTGTAACCGCCAAATAATTCATCCGCACCTTCACCAGAAAGAACGACTGTTACATGCTTCCTCGCTTCACGAGCTACAAAGTAAAGCGGGATGCAAGCAGGGTCTGCAAGGGGATCATCCATATGCCACATGATTTTCGGAAGTTCATTCATGTATTCCTGTGGTGTTATGACATAGCTGATATTTTCTACACCTAACTTTTCTGCTGTTTCTTTTGCTACATCGATTTCACTGAATCCCTGATGCTCGAAACCAACTGAAAACGTCTTAATTGCTGGGTGAAATTGTTTTGCAATGGATGCAATAATAGAAGAATCTATTCCGCCTGAAAGGAAAGAACCGACAGGAACATCACTTCTCATATGCATTTTTACTGAATCGATTAGCACATCTTGAATTTCTTTAATAAAATCTGACTCTGGTTTTTGTATCGGATTAAAATGCGCTTTCCAATATCTTTTGATTTCCATTGGCGAGCCAATCTTCTTTGTAAAATAATGTCCTGGCTCTAACTTATGAATACCTTTAGACATTGTATTTGGCTCAGGGACAAACTGATAAGTCAAATAGTACTGAAGTGAATCATAGTCTAAAACATCATTTTCAAGGGCTAATAGGATACTCTTTTTCTCGGAAGCAAAGAATGTTCTCTCTCCATCTACAAAATAAAAGTATGGTTTAATCCCAAATGGGTCCCTGGCACCGAATAATGTTTGTTCTTGTTTATCCCAAATGGTAAAAGCAAACATACCACGCAGTTTTTCTACAGCTTTTTCTTTTAAATGACTGTAAAGAGCAATAATGACTTCAGTATCCGAATTTGTGGCAAACTGTAAGCCCTCTTTGAGCAATTCTTCACGAAGTTCTACGTAGTTGTAAACCTCACCGTTAAAAATTATCCAATAACGCTCATTTTCATATGTTAATGGCTGATGTCCACATTCGATATCAATAATACTTAAACGGCGAAAACCAAATTGAATATGATCATCATAAAAAAAGCCATCATCATCAGGTCCACGATGGGTAATAATATCGTTCATATTTTTGAATAGTTGTTTTTGTTCATCACGATAGTTTTGTTCCTTGTCGTGTACACAACCAATAAAACCACACATTATGTACGTCACCTACTCCAATCTAAATATCCAATCTAAAAAACATACTCTCTTATCCTACCACTATTCATACAAAAATGTCAGTGTGAAAGGTAGGAAAATTCAGGTACCTACAGTTTTTACATAATTAGTTTGACCTAAACTTAGACGTTAATATAACAAAGGGAGTTACATGTATAATGTAACTCCCGCTAACTACTTCTTAAAGATTCGCTTGTTGAAGCAATGTGTCTGCTTTGTCTGTGCGCTCCCAAGGAAGGTCAACATCTGTACGGCCAAAATGACCATATGCAGCAGTTTGTTTGTAGATTGGGCGGCGAAGATCCAACATCTTAATGATTCCAGCAGGACGAAGGTCAAAGTTTGTACCTACAAGTTCAACTAATACTTCTTCGCTCACTTTGCCTGTACCAAAGGTATCAACAGCAATTGAAACCGGTCTTGCTACACCAATTGCATAGGCAAGTTGAACTTCAACTTTATCAGCAAGTCCTGCTGCTACTATATTCTTAGCAACATAACGTGCTGCATAGGCTGCAGAACGGTCAACCTTTGTTGGATCCTTACCGGAGAAAGCACCTCCGCCATGACGAGCATATCCGCCATATGTATCAACAATGATTTTACGACCTGTTAAACCAGCATCCCCTTGAGGTCCGCCAATAACGAAACGTCCTGTTGGGTTGATAAAGTATTTTGTATTTTCATCGATTAATTCCTTAGGTACCACTGGATTAATAACATATTCCTTCAAGTTACGTTGGATTTGCTCCAATGTTACCTCCGGATTATGCTGAGTTGAGATAACAATCGTATCAATACGAACAGGCTTATCATTTTCATCATACTCAACTGTTACTTGAGTCTTTCCATCGGGGCGAAGATACTCAAGAACTTTATCTTTTCTAACCTCTGTTAACTTACGAGCAAGCTTATGTGCAAGAGAGATTGGAAGAGGCATAAGCTCAGCCGTTTCATTACAAGCAAAACCAAACATTAAACCTTGGTCTCCTGCCCCAATTGCTTCGATTTCTTCATCTGACATTAGTCCTTCACGTGCCTCAAGTGCCTGATCAACACCCATTGCGATGTCAGGACTTTGTTCACCAATTGAGGTTAATACTGCACAGGTCTCAGAATCAAAACCATATTTAGCACGATCGTAACCGATACCTTTAACCGTTTCACGAACGATTTTTGGGATATCAACGTAAGTAGATGTAGTAATTTCCCCTGCAACTAAAACTAATCCAGTTGTTACAGAAGTTTCACAAGCAACCCGAGCATTTGCATCCTTTGCTAAAATTGCATCTAAAATTGAATCAGAGATTTGGTCACAGATTTTATCTGGATGACCTTCCGTTACTGATTCAGAAGTGAACAAACGACGTTTTGTTGACATCTGATTTCCTCCTATATTATAAGATAAATCAAGGTTCATATGAAGGTTACAGGAATACTTCTTGAACCACTGACATTGATACGGTACTCATTCCCTTAGTATGAAATAAACAAAGGATAATTATTAGCAACTCTTTAAATAAAAGGTCTTATACAAATCAAAAAACCTTACCACATGAGGAAAGGTTGCTTGAGGGCCTTTCACTCTTATCGTTCAAGGTCAAAGCCTTGCGTCAGATTAGCACCTTCGCACTTGAGAAAATGACCATTTTGAAAGGTCGGTCTTCTCATAAAGCAGGTTGCTGGGTTTCATAGGGCCTGTCCCTCCACCAGCTCAGGATAAGAGAGTATCCGTTCAAATTAAAATCATACTTGAACATGTCGAACATTGTCAATAAAATTTTTAACAAATTAAGGTTAAATATATGAATTTTTCCCACTTCTAAATTATAGTTAATAATACAACCTAAATTCGCTAATTAGTATAGACTATTCAGTTGAATGTGTTATACTATTCGTAAATATATTGAATATTAAAAACCAAAAAAGGAAGGGTTTTCTCTGATGAATTCCGTACATGTCCCAAATGAATTAAGTCAATTGTTAGAAGAAAATAATGTGCATATTCAATTGTCAGTACCTCAATTAGTGGAAAAAGTCTTATCAAGGAATGAAGGAAAATTAACCTCTACTGGTGCCATTAGTGTATCAACAGGTAAATATACAGGAAGATCCCCACAGGACAAATTTATTGTCATGGAAGAATCAATAAAGGATAAAATCGATTGGGGTAAATTAAACCAGCCAATTTCGGAAGATGCTTTTAACAACCTCTATCATAAAGTTTTAGACTACTTAAAAGAAAAAGACGAAATATTTGTGTTTAAAGGTTTTGCAGGTGCAGATAAAAAGACACAATTGCCGATTCAAGTTGTGAATGAATTCGCTTGGCATAATTTATTTGCGCATCAATTGTTTATTCGCCCAAATGAAGAAGAATTATTGACACATAAAGTTGGTTTCAATGTGATTTCTGCTCCAAACTTTAAAGCAAATCCTATAGTTGATGGAACAAACTCTGAAACCTTTATTATCATCTCTTTCGAAAAACGAACCATATTAATTGGCGGAACAGAATACGCAGGTGAAATGAAAAAGTCTATCTTTTCAATTATGAATTACCTTTTACCTGAGAATAATATCTTCTCCATGCATTGTTCTTCCAATATTGGTGTTGAAGGTGATGTTGCTCTGTTCTTTGGCCTATCTGGGACAGGTAAAACCACCTTATCTGCAGACCCTAAACGCCGCTTAATTGGTGATGATGAGCATGGTTGGTCGTCTAACGGCGTCTTCAATATTGAAGGTGGCTGCTATGCAAAAACCATTCATTTATCCCGTGAAAAAGAACCACAAATCTTCGATGCCATCTGTTTTGGTTCTGTACTTGAAAATGTTGTGCTTAATCCAGAAACTAGAATTGCAGACTATGACGACGCGTCACTAACTGAAAATACACGGGCAGCCTATCCAATCGAAGCGATTGATAATGTTGTGAAGCCGAGCATTGCGGGCCACCCAAATACAATTGTCTTTTTAACAGCCGATGCATTTGGTGTATTGCCTCCAATCTCAAAATTAACAAAAGAGCAAGCCATGTATCATTTCTTAAGTGGTTATACATCAAAACTAGCTGGAACAGAGCGTGGTGTTACATCGCCTGAAGCAACCTTCTCAACCTGCTTCGGTGCACCATTTCTTCCTTTGCCTGCAACACGTTATGCCGAAATGCTAGGTGAAAAAATTCTTGAGCATAGTGCCAATGTCTTTTTAGTGAATACTGGATGGACAGGTGGAGAATACGGGGTCGGCAGCCGAATGAAGTTATCCTACACAAGGGCTATGATTCAGGCTGCACTTGAAGGTGAACTAAACCTTGTTGAAACCGTTAGAGACGATATTTTTGGTCTAAATATTCCGCTTCACATTGCTGGTGTTCCTGATGAGGTCTTGCAGCCAAGCAAAACATGGGCAGACCCACAAGCTTATGAAACCAAAGCGAAAGAATTAGCAGGCAAATTCCGTGAAAACTTTAAGAAGTTCACGAAAGTCTCTGCAGAAATAGAACAATTAGGCGGACCAATCGCTTAAAGTGAAAACCCTTATCGTTATCGATAAGGGCTTTTATTAATTCGTGGAATTTAATGAAATTAATTGGTATGTTATCATCGTGCTGCTGTTTTGCCATTCTACCTTTTTAATGACCGCTGTTCCACTCGTATCGCTTTCAAGTGTTTTTCTAACATCAATCGGAATATCAATTGGATAAAGCCTATAGCCTTCTTTTTCTAATTGGAAAAGGTTTTCCTCTACTCTCTTCTCTCTGCCTTTTGTTACAATCAATGTATTTAACTCAAAGGGCATACCCATATGTACCCGCTCCTCAGCATTTAGACTTACTTTATTTTATCATCTTTTGATTTGATTTTTCATCCACTTCGATAAATCCTTTACGATTTTTCTATTTACCGCCGGGGGAAAGTAGTGAGTAAACTCCTTAAAATACCAGCTTTCCACCTGTTTATTTAGAGCTTTCAGTCCTCGCTCAAGTCTGTAGCCATGCTCCACGGATACATTCTGGTCATTTACCCCATGGATAATGAGGACAGGGGCTGTTATCTTTTCAAGATTATAAAGAGGGGTTCGCTCCTCATATCTTTCTGGATATTTCCCCGGAGTTCCGCCAATTACCCTTTTTAGCATCTTCCGCAAGTCTTTTCTTTCTTCGTATGTTAAAAACATGTCACTTACTCCGCCCCAGGTCACAATGGAAGCTGCCTCTGGAAATTCAACTCCTGTCATTAATGCCATTACACCACCTCGGGAAAAACCAAATACATGGATATCTCTCACCCCAGGTATAGTTTTTAATAGCTCAAAGGCTGTAAATGCGTCCTGCCTATCCTCTCCAGCAAAATCCTCATTTCCCTCTCCACCTTGATTCCCCCGATAATAGGGAGCAAATACCACGAACCCCTCAGAGGCAAATTGTGCAATTCTTGCAGGTCTTACTTTTCCAACATTTTTAATGCCGCCCCGCAAGTATAAAAATCCGTCATGGTTTCCTTTCATTTTCGGTTCGGCAAGCATCCCTTTTACTCTCAATCCATTAGATAGATAGGTTATTTCCCATATTTCCACACTAGGATTGGGTGAAGGGAATCGATACGCCTCGATGATTTTTTCATTATCTTTGTTCACCTTACATTGCACCCTCCTTTCAATCATCAAAAAATTTATGTACTGGGCATTCACACATTTATTACTTTATCATACGATATGGTAGGCCAATAGCCCAGATTTCGCCTTACTTAAAGGGGGTTTTAGTGTGAAAAAATGGTTTAAATTCTGTTTTTCATCGCTTCTCATTGTGATTCTCATGTTTTCAATTGCAGCTTGTAACGGTACTGACAAACCCGACACAGAGAAAATCGAAAAGGTCCGATTAGTGGAAGTTACCCGTTCCATCTTCTATGCTCCTGAATATGTTGCCATCGCTAAAGGGTTTTTCGAAGAAGAAGGTTTAGATGTTGAACTATCAACAGCCTTTGGCGGTGATAAAACCATGACTGCTTTGTTATCAGGTGGTGCCGACATAGCCCTAGTAGGCTCTGAGACATCTATTTATGTGTACGCCCAGGATTCGAATGACCCTGTCATTAATTTTGCGCAATTAACGCAAACAGACGGTACTTTCCTTGTTTCAAGAGATAAAATTGATAATTTCTCATGGGATCTATTAAAAGGATCTACGTTCTTAGGCCAGCGTACTGGCGGTATGCCACAGATGGTTGGTGAATTTGTTCTTAAGAAACATGGAATCGATCCTCATCAGGATTTAAATCTCATTCAAAATATAGATTTTGCTAATATTCCAAGTGCTTTCGCTTCAGGGACTGGCGAGTTTGTTCAATTATTTGAACCTCAGGCAAGTATCTTTGAACAAGAAGGAAAAGGACATATTGTTGCTTCCTTTGGAACTGAATCAGGGCATGTCCCTTATACAACCTTCATGACAAAAGATAGCTACATGAAAGAAAACCAAGATATCGTAGAAAAATTCACTAGAGCCATTTACAAGGCACAGCAATGGGTCGAAACACATAGCTCTGATGAAGCCGCTGAGGCTATTAAATCCTATTTCCCTGATACAGACCTTAAACTTATTAGTACAGTAATAGACCGCTATAAAGAGCAAGGCTCCTTTGCTACTGATCCAATTCTTGATGAAGAAGAATGGAACAATCTCCAGGATATCATGGACGAAGCCGGTGAACTTCCAGAAGTGGTAGATCATAAAACACTTGTTAATACTGAGATAGCTGAAAAAGTAAAAGAAGAATAATTAAAATGGGAGGCCGTCCAAATGAGTTTTTTAGCTATTAAGGATGTTCATCACACTT
This Neobacillus sp. YX16 DNA region includes the following protein-coding sequences:
- a CDS encoding tetraprenyl-beta-curcumene synthase family protein, encoding MMPIRLMSNVYRRIIPAVHQELGYWRSRAESIPNQELRTQALASIEHKTFHCEGGGILALSANNEYKKAVKFIVAYQTISDYLDNLCDRSTSLDPKDFAALHESMRDALTLGSEPRNYYRFRVDQNDGGYLNDLAKTCRSVLNELEHYPLIKDYLLELCEYYCNLQIHKHVIQEERVPRLEKWFADHQSNLPEMEWYEFSACSGSTLGIFCLISYAMREDFRSEDAENIRKGYFPYIQGLHILLDYFIDQEEDREGGDLNFCFYYENPETLFKRLKHFVSEADRHTEFLPHKKFHQLINRGLLGIYLSDGKVRKQKNIRKLAKGIIKTGGIISYFFYINGLAYRSVQKWIPSLFTRLS
- a CDS encoding alpha/beta hydrolase; translation: MWKWEAEGEAKAVIVMVHGAMEHHRRYGWLIEMWRKSGFHVIMGDLPGQGMTTRFRRGHIDSFEEYLSEVKDWIKAAYRYELPIFLLGHSMGGLITIRLLQEERLNLAGVILSSPCLGLTHKPPKILDLLSHGINVVFPSLRMNSGINVEMATRNQDVIEADAGDTLYITKVSVRWYRELVGAVKEAFLSIEGTKDVPMLVMQAGDDKIVNKSPVKDWFNHAPLSEKRFKEWPKLYHEIFNEPEREDIFEYAKDFVISQLKAIGYIV
- a CDS encoding gamma carbonic anhydrase family protein, which translates into the protein MIYPYKGKYPKIADSAFIADFTTITGDVEIGEESSVWFNSVIRGDVAPTVIGKKVNIQDNSVLHQSPNNPLILEDDVTIGHQVILHSCIIRKKALIGMGSIILDQAEIGEGAFIGAGSLVPQGKKIPPNTLAFGRPAKVIRELNEHDISEMNRIYTEYAEKAQYYKSLQK
- the asnB gene encoding asparagine synthase (glutamine-hydrolyzing) produces the protein MCGFIGCVHDKEQNYRDEQKQLFKNMNDIITHRGPDDDGFFYDDHIQFGFRRLSIIDIECGHQPLTYENERYWIIFNGEVYNYVELREELLKEGLQFATNSDTEVIIALYSHLKEKAVEKLRGMFAFTIWDKQEQTLFGARDPFGIKPYFYFVDGERTFFASEKKSILLALENDVLDYDSLQYYLTYQFVPEPNTMSKGIHKLEPGHYFTKKIGSPMEIKRYWKAHFNPIQKPESDFIKEIQDVLIDSVKMHMRSDVPVGSFLSGGIDSSIIASIAKQFHPAIKTFSVGFEHQGFSEIDVAKETAEKLGVENISYVITPQEYMNELPKIMWHMDDPLADPACIPLYFVAREARKHVTVVLSGEGADELFGGYNIYREPQDLEMFNKIPRAGKILLKGIANIMPEGMKGKSFIERGVTPMEERYIGNAKMFTEEEKRELLSVYREGLHFTDITKPLYTESKSYDPVDRMQYIDIHTWMRGDILLKADKMTMAHSLELRVPFLDKEVFEAASKIPTSLKTANGTTKYILRKAAEGIVPEHVLNRKKLGFPVPIRHWLKNEMNEWAKTIIRESNTDHLFNKAYVLNLLEDHCQGKADNSRKIWTVLIFMIWHQVYIEGKYSFSGQKELQTMKH
- the metK gene encoding methionine adenosyltransferase, translated to MSTKRRLFTSESVTEGHPDKICDQISDSILDAILAKDANARVACETSVTTGLVLVAGEITTSTYVDIPKIVRETVKGIGYDRAKYGFDSETCAVLTSIGEQSPDIAMGVDQALEAREGLMSDEEIEAIGAGDQGLMFGFACNETAELMPLPISLAHKLARKLTEVRKDKVLEYLRPDGKTQVTVEYDENDKPVRIDTIVISTQHNPEVTLEQIQRNLKEYVINPVVPKELIDENTKYFINPTGRFVIGGPQGDAGLTGRKIIVDTYGGYARHGGGAFSGKDPTKVDRSAAYAARYVAKNIVAAGLADKVEVQLAYAIGVARPVSIAVDTFGTGKVSEEVLVELVGTNFDLRPAGIIKMLDLRRPIYKQTAAYGHFGRTDVDLPWERTDKADTLLQQANL
- the pckA gene encoding phosphoenolpyruvate carboxykinase (ATP), whose product is MNSVHVPNELSQLLEENNVHIQLSVPQLVEKVLSRNEGKLTSTGAISVSTGKYTGRSPQDKFIVMEESIKDKIDWGKLNQPISEDAFNNLYHKVLDYLKEKDEIFVFKGFAGADKKTQLPIQVVNEFAWHNLFAHQLFIRPNEEELLTHKVGFNVISAPNFKANPIVDGTNSETFIIISFEKRTILIGGTEYAGEMKKSIFSIMNYLLPENNIFSMHCSSNIGVEGDVALFFGLSGTGKTTLSADPKRRLIGDDEHGWSSNGVFNIEGGCYAKTIHLSREKEPQIFDAICFGSVLENVVLNPETRIADYDDASLTENTRAAYPIEAIDNVVKPSIAGHPNTIVFLTADAFGVLPPISKLTKEQAMYHFLSGYTSKLAGTERGVTSPEATFSTCFGAPFLPLPATRYAEMLGEKILEHSANVFLVNTGWTGGEYGVGSRMKLSYTRAMIQAALEGELNLVETVRDDIFGLNIPLHIAGVPDEVLQPSKTWADPQAYETKAKELAGKFRENFKKFTKVSAEIEQLGGPIA
- a CDS encoding DUF2584 domain-containing protein, whose product is MGMPFELNTLIVTKGREKRVEENLFQLEKEGYRLYPIDIPIDVRKTLESDTSGTAVIKKVEWQNSSTMITYQLISLNSTN
- a CDS encoding prolyl oligopeptidase family serine peptidase, whose product is MNKDNEKIIEAYRFPSPNPSVEIWEITYLSNGLRVKGMLAEPKMKGNHDGFLYLRGGIKNVGKVRPARIAQFASEGFVVFAPYYRGNQGGEGNEDFAGEDRQDAFTAFELLKTIPGVRDIHVFGFSRGGVMALMTGVEFPEAASIVTWGGVSDMFLTYEERKDLRKMLKRVIGGTPGKYPERYEERTPLYNLEKITAPVLIIHGVNDQNVSVEHGYRLERGLKALNKQVESWYFKEFTHYFPPAVNRKIVKDLSKWMKNQIKR
- a CDS encoding ABC transporter substrate-binding protein, whose product is MFSIAACNGTDKPDTEKIEKVRLVEVTRSIFYAPEYVAIAKGFFEEEGLDVELSTAFGGDKTMTALLSGGADIALVGSETSIYVYAQDSNDPVINFAQLTQTDGTFLVSRDKIDNFSWDLLKGSTFLGQRTGGMPQMVGEFVLKKHGIDPHQDLNLIQNIDFANIPSAFASGTGEFVQLFEPQASIFEQEGKGHIVASFGTESGHVPYTTFMTKDSYMKENQDIVEKFTRAIYKAQQWVETHSSDEAAEAIKSYFPDTDLKLISTVIDRYKEQGSFATDPILDEEEWNNLQDIMDEAGELPEVVDHKTLVNTEIAEKVKEE